One Glutamicibacter halophytocola DNA segment encodes these proteins:
- a CDS encoding GNAT family N-acetyltransferase → MSYTLRKPALEDAMELAALHVACWKQAYSGLLPEGFFDAAHLQQRIGMWRRILGDPNPGFHLALACNEDGELIGFSFAAACSQDAVAVPEGIERQLYNLYLLNDHHGSGAGQQLIDAALGDQPAMLWVAEQNPRAIAFYKRNGFEFDGQAVQDPTAPLITDVRMVRLPELA, encoded by the coding sequence ATGAGCTACACGCTGAGGAAACCGGCGCTCGAGGATGCCATGGAGCTTGCTGCCCTGCATGTTGCGTGCTGGAAACAGGCCTATAGCGGATTGTTGCCGGAAGGCTTTTTCGATGCCGCCCATCTTCAACAACGAATCGGCATGTGGCGAAGGATTCTCGGCGATCCGAATCCCGGCTTCCATCTTGCCCTGGCCTGCAACGAGGACGGTGAGCTGATTGGCTTTTCCTTTGCTGCAGCGTGCTCGCAAGACGCTGTCGCCGTTCCCGAAGGTATCGAGCGTCAACTCTACAATCTGTATCTGCTCAATGATCATCACGGGTCCGGCGCGGGCCAACAATTGATCGATGCCGCACTCGGCGATCAGCCCGCCATGCTGTGGGTGGCGGAGCAAAACCCCAGGGCCATCGCTTTCTACAAGCGCAATGGTTTCGAGTTTGATGGCCAGGCGGTTCAGGATCCGACGGCCCCGCTGATCACCGACGTGCGCATGGTGCGCCTTCCCGAACTGGCCTGA
- a CDS encoding NADP-dependent oxidoreductase, with the protein MSETTSTQIHLASRPTGWPTNENFTVEHVELAVLNAGEVRVRNEFISVDPYMRGRMNDTRSYVKPFQIGEQISGGAVGRVIASEDSSLPVGTLVLHQLGWSDLVQAPAASFKEIPDLPGVPSSLRLHILGMTGLTAYVGLKAIAGLVEGETVFISGAAGAVGTAAGQIAKLMGAKRVIGSAGSAEKVELLTSKYGYDAAFNYKDGDVRGQLAAAAPEGIDVFFDNVGGDHLEAALAAFNDGGRAALCGAIASYNTTEPTPGPENMANLITRGLKLQGFTLSSYLNYGEEFSALMGQWFAEGKIAYDETIVDGIENTVQAFLDMMGGANTGKMLVRI; encoded by the coding sequence ATGAGCGAAACCACCAGCACCCAGATCCATCTCGCAAGCCGCCCTACCGGATGGCCAACCAATGAAAACTTCACCGTCGAGCATGTCGAACTCGCAGTGCTGAATGCCGGAGAAGTCCGGGTGCGCAATGAATTCATTTCCGTTGATCCATACATGCGTGGACGCATGAACGACACCCGCTCCTACGTGAAGCCATTCCAGATCGGCGAACAGATCTCCGGCGGCGCGGTAGGACGGGTCATCGCTTCGGAAGACAGCTCCCTTCCAGTGGGCACCCTGGTTCTCCACCAGCTCGGCTGGTCGGATCTGGTCCAAGCTCCAGCAGCCAGCTTCAAGGAAATCCCAGACCTGCCAGGCGTGCCCAGCTCGCTGCGCCTGCATATTCTGGGCATGACCGGTTTGACCGCCTACGTTGGCCTGAAAGCCATCGCAGGACTTGTTGAAGGCGAAACCGTATTCATCTCCGGTGCAGCCGGTGCTGTGGGCACCGCAGCCGGCCAGATCGCAAAGCTCATGGGAGCCAAGCGCGTCATCGGTTCCGCGGGCAGCGCTGAAAAGGTCGAGCTGCTGACCAGCAAGTACGGCTACGACGCGGCCTTCAACTACAAGGACGGCGACGTTCGTGGGCAGCTGGCGGCAGCCGCTCCTGAAGGAATTGACGTTTTCTTCGACAACGTGGGCGGCGACCACCTCGAAGCAGCACTGGCAGCCTTCAACGATGGCGGCCGCGCGGCCCTGTGCGGTGCCATCGCCAGCTACAACACCACCGAACCAACCCCAGGCCCAGAGAACATGGCCAACCTGATCACTCGCGGCCTGAAGCTGCAGGGCTTCACCTTGTCGAGCTACTTGAACTACGGCGAAGAATTCTCCGCGCTGATGGGTCAGTGGTTCGCTGAAGGCAAGATCGCATACGACGAAACCATTGTCGACGGCATTGAAAACACCGTTCAGGCTTTCCTGGACATGATGGGCGGCGCCAACACCGGCAAGATGCTGGTACGCATCTAG
- a CDS encoding bifunctional glycosyltransferase family 2/GtrA family protein, giving the protein MILLIPAYEPDEKLNQLIESLELQSNETILVLVDDGSGAESVEIFTYAQRQGAVLIQHPVNMGKGAALKTGFSFIAENFPGHDVVTADCDGQHAAEDIYAVARQVGSKKGIVLGEREFSGKIPLRSRLGNKVTTLFFALSTGTWLNDTQTGLRGFPAEVLEWLGSVDGERYEYELNMLLEARRKNIALESVKIQTIYLNDNESSHFRPIRDSIRIYAPLLKFSASSLAGFVVDTLLLMVFTAIFNNLLPAVVLARLGSAAVNYWINRQLVFAEGRSLPMRSTVARYALLALVLLALNYELLTLLSTAGIPLLFAKIVTEIVLFLASFSIQKRFLFRQRRQREVPIQNSQAGHLVNTESPQTGIER; this is encoded by the coding sequence ATGATTCTCCTGATCCCAGCATATGAACCCGACGAAAAGCTCAACCAGCTCATTGAGTCGCTAGAACTGCAGAGCAACGAAACGATCCTGGTCCTTGTTGACGATGGCAGCGGAGCAGAATCGGTGGAAATTTTCACCTACGCCCAGCGCCAAGGAGCGGTCCTCATCCAGCATCCGGTCAACATGGGAAAAGGGGCCGCGCTAAAGACCGGTTTCAGCTTCATCGCCGAAAACTTCCCTGGGCATGATGTTGTGACGGCTGACTGCGACGGCCAGCATGCTGCCGAGGATATTTACGCTGTGGCAAGGCAGGTGGGCAGCAAAAAGGGCATCGTTCTTGGCGAACGTGAATTCTCCGGGAAAATACCCCTGCGCAGCCGATTGGGGAACAAGGTCACCACATTGTTCTTCGCGCTATCCACCGGTACGTGGCTCAACGACACCCAAACTGGACTGCGTGGATTCCCAGCAGAAGTACTTGAATGGCTGGGAAGCGTGGACGGCGAGCGCTATGAATACGAATTGAACATGCTCCTTGAAGCGCGCAGGAAGAATATCGCTCTTGAATCGGTCAAGATACAGACCATCTACCTCAACGACAATGAGAGTTCACACTTCAGGCCCATCAGGGATTCGATACGGATTTATGCGCCACTGCTGAAGTTCTCTGCATCTTCGCTGGCAGGGTTCGTGGTGGACACTCTTCTGCTTATGGTGTTCACGGCGATATTCAATAACTTGTTGCCGGCAGTGGTCCTGGCGCGACTCGGAAGCGCAGCGGTGAACTATTGGATCAATCGACAATTGGTGTTCGCCGAAGGCCGTTCGTTGCCGATGCGGTCAACTGTGGCTCGGTACGCGCTGCTGGCACTGGTGCTGCTGGCATTGAATTATGAGTTGCTGACACTGCTCTCAACTGCTGGAATCCCTCTGCTGTTCGCAAAGATTGTCACGGAGATTGTCTTGTTCCTGGCGAGCTTCTCAATCCAAAAGCGGTTTTTGTTTCGACAGCGACGTCAGCGGGAGGTGCCAATTCAAAATTCACAAGCGGGGCATTTGGTGAATACAGAATCGCCACAGACAGGTATTGAAAGATAG
- a CDS encoding carbohydrate-binding domain-containing protein — protein sequence MKRLFKAKALSSVAALSLALAMTGCASSGSGTTVSDVINATSSASSAATVAESTSSASGDSSVSATDVSEDTHFDEDDLQWDADTETTVDLADGSTKASGTGSDGVSVDGDTVTISAAGTYRLSGSLSDGKVVVAAGKEDVVRIILDNASISSSTGSAIQVDESNETLLYLEDGTSNSVSDASTYADTAEDAANAAIYSMADLTIAGEGSLDVKGNYQDGIVSKDGLVIASGQLTVTSADDGIKGKDYVALLGGHVEITATGDGIKSTNDTDADRGWLHQYGGQLNVSAGDDGIKAEQLLTLSGGAATVANSNEGLEAPTINLSGATVNVTASDDGVNATAGSSENAAQGGGGAMDASQDAHLNISGGKVTISAEGDGLDSNGDISITGGTTVVNGPTNGGNGALDSNGDISVDGGVLFAAGSDGMAEGLGETSKQSGVQASLGTTVDAGVAIHIVDSSGSVVASFVTSKATANVVYSSSEIVDGDTYSIYSGGTADVDAGLGAGSITDATKVATATAGEFESGMGGGMGGQGGGPGGQ from the coding sequence ATGAAACGCTTATTTAAAGCCAAGGCGCTAAGTTCAGTAGCCGCTTTATCGCTTGCACTGGCAATGACCGGCTGTGCGAGTAGCGGCAGTGGAACCACGGTCTCAGATGTCATCAATGCAACCAGCAGTGCCAGTAGCGCAGCCACAGTCGCCGAAAGCACTAGCTCGGCGAGTGGTGATTCTTCGGTTTCGGCAACGGACGTTTCGGAAGACACCCACTTTGACGAGGACGATCTGCAGTGGGATGCCGATACGGAAACAACAGTAGACCTCGCCGATGGAAGCACGAAGGCCTCGGGGACCGGCTCAGACGGTGTCTCCGTGGACGGGGATACCGTCACCATTAGCGCTGCGGGCACCTACCGGCTATCTGGTTCGCTCAGCGACGGCAAGGTGGTGGTTGCGGCAGGCAAGGAAGACGTGGTCCGAATTATTCTGGACAATGCCTCGATCAGCAGCTCGACCGGTTCGGCAATCCAGGTTGATGAGTCCAATGAGACCCTCCTCTACCTTGAAGATGGCACGAGCAACTCCGTATCGGATGCCAGTACCTATGCAGATACCGCCGAGGATGCTGCGAACGCAGCGATCTACTCGATGGCGGACCTGACCATTGCCGGTGAGGGCTCCTTGGATGTCAAGGGAAATTACCAAGATGGCATTGTGAGCAAAGACGGGCTGGTAATCGCTTCGGGCCAACTGACGGTTACATCGGCAGATGATGGAATCAAGGGCAAGGACTACGTTGCGCTGCTTGGCGGACACGTCGAGATTACCGCCACTGGGGATGGCATCAAATCAACAAATGACACAGATGCTGACCGGGGCTGGCTCCATCAGTATGGCGGCCAGCTGAACGTTTCGGCCGGTGACGACGGCATCAAGGCCGAGCAGCTTTTGACGCTCAGCGGGGGAGCTGCCACGGTCGCCAATTCAAATGAGGGGCTGGAAGCGCCAACTATCAACCTGAGCGGCGCAACGGTGAACGTGACTGCCAGTGACGACGGCGTCAACGCAACTGCCGGCAGCTCCGAGAATGCTGCTCAGGGTGGTGGCGGGGCAATGGATGCCTCACAGGATGCCCACCTGAATATTTCTGGCGGCAAGGTCACCATCTCTGCCGAAGGCGACGGGTTGGATTCCAATGGGGACATCTCAATCACCGGCGGCACTACTGTTGTCAACGGCCCAACCAATGGCGGCAACGGGGCACTGGACTCGAATGGCGATATCTCGGTCGACGGCGGTGTGCTGTTTGCCGCGGGTAGCGATGGCATGGCAGAAGGCCTAGGCGAGACCTCAAAGCAGTCCGGTGTCCAGGCTTCCTTGGGAACGACCGTCGATGCAGGCGTCGCCATTCACATTGTTGATTCCAGTGGCAGCGTGGTTGCCAGTTTTGTGACTTCAAAGGCAACAGCCAACGTGGTGTATTCCAGCTCTGAGATCGTAGACGGGGACACCTACAGCATCTACTCCGGAGGAACGGCCGATGTCGATGCGGGTCTGGGGGCCGGTAGCATCACGGATGCGACGAAGGTGGCAACTGCGACCGCTGGAGAATTCGAGTCCGGAATGGGCGGCGGCATGGGCGGCCAGGGTGGCGGTCCTGGCGGCCAGTAA
- a CDS encoding ATP-binding cassette domain-containing protein, whose product MNLHPADAHDMIRVRQARENNLKGIDVDIPKRRITAFTGVSGSGKSSLVFGTIAAESQRLINETYTSFIQNFMPSMPRPDVEVLENLSAAIVVDQERMGSNSRSTVGTATDAYSLLRVLFSRYSSPSAGGAGAYSFNLGQGACPVCEGFGTEASIDLDELLDWDKTLNEGAIKAPNFTPGAWLWQTLTAGTQVDLDVKLKDLSKQMLDRLLYAEDGKVKLNGANMSYSGLITRIKSNYILSGREIKQAHIREWIDRISTTAPCAACNGSRLGEKARASKINGLGIADMAAMQVSELAGELARIQIADAAPLLTNLGAVLSSMVDLGLGYLSLDRPAGTLSGGEAQRVKMIRHLGSALSDVTYVFDEPTVGLHPHDIQRMNVLLANLRNKGNTVLVVEHKPEVIRIADHVVDLGPGAGTHGGTLCYSGDVPGLLASESLTGQHFSTRVPLNSLPRTSTGAMEIRGASTHNLKNVDVDVPTGVLCAVTGVAGSGKSTLIHSTISKREDVAVVDQSAIRGSRRSNPATYTGIMDPIRAAFAKANSVKPALFSANSEGACPGCKGVGFTYTDLVSMAGVALPCEVCEGTRFTAEVLNYTLDGLNISEVLDLSMEQALEQLKIPKAKPMLTRLNQVGLGYLKLGQRLNTLSGGERQRIKLAINLGKGSGTYVLDEPTTGLHMADVQNLLGLLDEMVDEGNTVIVIEHHLAVVAHADWVIDLGPGAGHEGGQIVFEGTAEALAASGTLTGIHLKQYADGSK is encoded by the coding sequence ATGAACCTGCATCCTGCCGACGCCCATGACATGATCCGAGTCCGTCAAGCGAGGGAAAATAACCTCAAAGGCATCGACGTTGATATTCCCAAGCGCCGGATTACCGCATTTACCGGTGTTTCGGGATCCGGAAAGTCTTCGCTGGTCTTCGGGACGATTGCCGCCGAGTCGCAGCGGCTGATCAACGAAACGTACACTTCCTTCATCCAGAACTTCATGCCGTCGATGCCGCGCCCCGATGTCGAGGTCCTGGAAAACTTGTCGGCGGCCATTGTGGTGGACCAGGAGCGAATGGGTTCTAATTCTCGCTCCACGGTAGGTACCGCGACCGATGCCTATTCGCTCTTGCGCGTGTTGTTCTCGCGCTACTCGTCACCGAGCGCCGGCGGAGCGGGAGCCTATTCGTTCAACCTTGGCCAAGGCGCCTGCCCGGTGTGCGAGGGGTTCGGCACGGAAGCCAGCATTGATCTGGATGAGCTCCTTGATTGGGATAAGACCCTGAATGAAGGGGCTATCAAGGCTCCGAACTTCACCCCGGGCGCTTGGCTGTGGCAAACCCTGACCGCGGGCACGCAAGTCGATCTTGATGTGAAGCTCAAGGACCTGTCCAAGCAGATGCTCGATCGGTTGCTCTATGCCGAGGACGGCAAGGTCAAGCTAAACGGGGCGAACATGAGCTATTCCGGGCTGATCACGCGCATCAAGTCCAACTACATTCTTTCCGGCCGTGAAATCAAGCAGGCTCATATCCGAGAGTGGATCGATCGCATTTCCACAACCGCACCGTGCGCTGCCTGCAATGGCTCCCGGCTGGGCGAAAAGGCCCGTGCTTCAAAAATCAACGGCTTGGGCATTGCCGACATGGCGGCCATGCAGGTTTCGGAGTTAGCCGGTGAACTGGCGAGGATCCAGATTGCCGATGCTGCTCCGCTCCTCACGAATCTGGGCGCGGTCCTGAGCTCGATGGTCGATCTTGGGCTGGGCTATCTTTCACTGGATCGGCCTGCAGGCACGTTATCCGGCGGCGAAGCCCAACGCGTCAAGATGATCCGGCACCTTGGCAGTGCGCTGTCGGATGTGACCTATGTCTTTGACGAACCTACCGTGGGATTGCACCCCCATGACATCCAGCGAATGAACGTCCTCTTGGCCAACTTGCGGAACAAGGGAAATACGGTCCTCGTCGTTGAACACAAGCCTGAGGTCATCAGGATTGCCGACCATGTCGTGGACTTGGGTCCAGGTGCGGGTACGCATGGTGGCACCTTGTGCTATAGCGGTGACGTGCCCGGCCTACTGGCCAGTGAATCACTGACCGGCCAGCACTTCTCCACGCGGGTTCCGCTCAACTCCCTACCCCGTACCTCGACTGGCGCCATGGAAATCCGGGGCGCTTCGACACATAACCTCAAGAATGTGGATGTTGACGTCCCCACCGGTGTGCTGTGCGCCGTGACCGGAGTCGCCGGCTCAGGCAAGTCCACGTTGATCCACTCCACAATTTCCAAGCGTGAAGACGTAGCGGTCGTGGATCAGAGCGCCATTCGTGGTTCGCGGCGTTCGAACCCGGCAACCTATACCGGGATCATGGATCCTATTCGCGCGGCTTTTGCCAAAGCCAACTCGGTCAAGCCGGCATTATTCAGCGCAAATTCCGAAGGGGCCTGCCCGGGTTGCAAGGGTGTCGGCTTCACCTATACCGACCTGGTGTCCATGGCTGGAGTGGCCCTGCCCTGCGAGGTGTGCGAAGGCACCCGTTTTACCGCTGAGGTCTTGAACTACACTCTGGATGGCCTCAACATCAGCGAGGTTCTGGATCTGAGCATGGAGCAGGCGCTGGAACAGCTGAAGATCCCCAAGGCCAAGCCGATGCTGACCAGGCTGAACCAAGTTGGACTTGGCTATCTCAAGCTTGGACAGCGGTTGAATACGCTCTCTGGTGGAGAGCGCCAACGGATCAAGCTGGCAATCAACCTGGGCAAGGGATCTGGCACCTATGTGCTCGATGAACCAACCACCGGTCTTCATATGGCCGATGTCCAGAATTTGCTGGGCTTGCTCGATGAAATGGTCGACGAAGGCAACACAGTCATCGTCATCGAGCATCACCTCGCCGTTGTTGCCCATGCCGACTGGGTCATCGACCTGGGCCCTGGCGCGGGCCACGAAGGCGGGCAGATCGTTTTTGAAGGCACCGCCGAAGCACTGGCCGCATCCGGCACGCTCACCGGAATCCACTTGAAGCAGTATGCGGATGGCTCCAAATGA
- a CDS encoding TetR/AcrR family transcriptional regulator has product MARTLAFDSSAVVKNARSVFWAKGFEAASIPELEAATGLSRSSIYNTFGSKRGLFDAAVQSYLDEIVRPRLQPLTADHVESNALIEYLDGLSSIFSQPDALPTSNGCLLINTANSPLSTDSHVSKVIQAYREELEAAFNRGIHASRSGLDPIVQQRLASTVTGLVIAAFALVRIAPAQARTLLQDAKTLVVCER; this is encoded by the coding sequence ATGGCAAGAACACTAGCGTTCGACAGTTCCGCCGTCGTCAAGAATGCGCGATCGGTGTTTTGGGCCAAGGGATTCGAAGCAGCTTCCATCCCGGAACTCGAAGCAGCCACAGGCCTGAGCCGCTCGAGCATCTACAACACCTTTGGCTCAAAACGAGGCCTCTTTGACGCTGCGGTCCAAAGCTATCTGGACGAAATCGTCCGTCCGCGCCTGCAGCCGCTGACCGCCGACCATGTCGAGTCCAATGCACTCATCGAATACCTGGACGGGCTCAGTTCCATTTTCAGCCAACCAGATGCGCTGCCAACAAGCAATGGATGCTTGCTGATTAATACGGCCAATTCCCCGCTGTCAACCGACTCGCACGTATCCAAGGTCATCCAGGCTTATCGCGAGGAATTGGAAGCCGCATTTAACCGTGGCATTCATGCGAGCCGGAGCGGTCTCGATCCAATCGTCCAACAGCGCCTCGCCTCAACGGTCACAGGCCTCGTCATTGCAGCCTTTGCGCTTGTTCGCATTGCCCCGGCACAGGCCCGCACATTGCTGCAAGACGCCAAGACCCTCGTCGTCTGCGAACGATAG
- a CDS encoding DUF1304 domain-containing protein, with the protein MIITALVLAAVAALIHVYIFFMESLWWTTAKVRATFGSTEAEAEATKEMAFNQGFYNLFLAIATFAGIIFHIAGQPAIGSTLVFTGTGSMLLAALVLIISSPSKASAAIKQGVFPLLAVIALVAGLAL; encoded by the coding sequence ATGATTATCACCGCACTCGTGTTGGCCGCCGTGGCCGCATTGATCCATGTGTACATTTTCTTCATGGAATCCTTGTGGTGGACCACCGCCAAGGTTCGCGCCACATTTGGTTCCACCGAGGCCGAGGCCGAGGCGACCAAGGAGATGGCGTTCAACCAGGGCTTCTACAACCTGTTCCTCGCGATCGCCACATTCGCCGGCATCATCTTCCACATCGCAGGGCAGCCGGCTATCGGCTCCACTCTGGTCTTCACGGGAACCGGCTCAATGCTGCTTGCAGCCTTGGTTTTGATCATCTCCAGCCCGTCAAAGGCTTCGGCAGCAATCAAGCAAGGCGTATTCCCGCTGCTCGCTGTCATCGCACTAGTCGCCGGCCTGGCACTCTAA
- a CDS encoding phosphodiester glycosidase family protein encodes MTNSPQSQNTRTEQLAHEKAAKSKKPSRRTVLIGSLAVLASAGGGAGWALDRFVIEHVEQTGVTSAAATSATTASETAASVTDTSYTSNLAKINITKTVTGSGSNQVTYFAADLKLQQGTVLASAFAKDSFGENITETTSAIAENNSAVFAINGDYYGFRDTGIVIRNGVAYRDKGAREGLAFYKDGSAKVYDETTTNADTLVSEGVWQTLSFGPAVVKNSKQVDGIDQVEVDTNFGNHSIQGQQPRTAVGIIDEKHFVFVVVDGRSEGYSLGVTMPELAQIMLDLGCETAYNIDGGGSSTMFFNGQLVNNPLGRNQERGTSDILFIAGQGEMQ; translated from the coding sequence ATGACGAATTCTCCTCAATCACAAAATACGCGAACTGAGCAATTAGCCCACGAAAAAGCGGCCAAGAGTAAAAAGCCATCACGCCGAACGGTACTCATCGGGTCGCTGGCGGTACTCGCCTCAGCAGGTGGCGGTGCAGGATGGGCGCTGGATCGATTTGTTATCGAGCATGTTGAGCAAACCGGTGTCACCAGTGCCGCCGCAACATCTGCGACGACCGCTTCCGAGACTGCGGCAAGTGTCACTGATACCAGCTACACCTCGAATCTTGCCAAGATCAATATCACCAAAACCGTCACGGGCAGTGGCAGTAATCAAGTGACCTACTTTGCAGCCGACCTCAAGCTTCAACAAGGAACCGTGCTGGCTTCTGCCTTTGCCAAGGACAGCTTTGGCGAGAACATCACTGAGACCACCAGTGCCATCGCAGAGAACAACTCAGCAGTATTTGCCATCAACGGCGACTACTACGGATTCCGGGACACGGGCATTGTCATTCGCAACGGCGTAGCCTACAGGGATAAAGGCGCCCGTGAAGGACTGGCATTCTACAAGGATGGCAGCGCCAAGGTTTACGACGAAACCACTACTAACGCAGACACGCTGGTCTCCGAGGGCGTCTGGCAAACTCTGTCTTTCGGCCCTGCCGTCGTCAAGAACTCGAAACAAGTTGACGGCATTGACCAGGTTGAGGTTGATACCAACTTCGGCAACCACTCGATCCAAGGTCAACAACCACGAACCGCCGTTGGCATCATTGATGAGAAGCATTTCGTTTTCGTCGTTGTCGATGGTCGCTCGGAAGGCTATAGCCTCGGGGTGACGATGCCGGAACTGGCCCAAATCATGCTGGATCTGGGGTGCGAAACTGCTTACAACATTGACGGCGGCGGATCTTCGACCATGTTCTTCAACGGGCAGCTGGTTAACAATCCTCTGGGCCGTAATCAAGAGCGAGGCACCTCTGACATTCTCTTTATCGCGGGGCAGGGGGAGATGCAATGA